Proteins encoded within one genomic window of Verrucomicrobiia bacterium:
- a CDS encoding iron-sulfur cluster assembly accessory protein, whose product MTEATPAPTVNYKIGNEKLVRVSDKAAHKLKSLWEKQGKTPGALRIAVVGGGCSGLQYKMDLVAGPANRDILVESNGLKVVVDPKSALFVSGSELDFSDDLQKGGFKVTNPNAVAHCSCGESFSA is encoded by the coding sequence ATGACAGAAGCCACTCCAGCGCCGACAGTGAATTATAAAATCGGCAATGAAAAACTGGTGCGTGTGTCGGATAAGGCAGCGCACAAGTTGAAAAGCCTTTGGGAAAAACAAGGTAAGACGCCAGGTGCATTGCGCATTGCGGTGGTGGGTGGGGGGTGTTCTGGTTTGCAATATAAAATGGATCTGGTTGCGGGTCCAGCGAATCGGGATATTCTTGTGGAATCCAACGGTTTGAAAGTTGTTGTGGATCCTAAAAGCGCTTTATTTGTGAGTGGATCGGAATTGGATTTTTCGGATGATTTACAAAAAGGCGGTTTTAAAGTGACTAATCCGAATGCGGTTGCTCACTGTTCTTGTGGGGAATCATTTTCAGCGTGA
- a CDS encoding potassium transporter KtrB, with translation MKNSLDRAAHVVKRWFLNLYPIQQVVLGYLSYIILGWFFLLLPWSQKVKNMSWLDHLFTATSAVSTTGLATMSIADSYTFFGQGIVLFLIQLGGLGYMTLSSFIVLSASGKISSFRHRITSTALSLPQGFEVIRFLRQVIGFTLIIEIIGTWGLYFIFVKEDVPQALWEAIFHSVSAFCTAGFSLFNTSLEAYRNHVGLNCLIIVLSYLGAIGFIVMSDVWTSLKYRKTHITLTSKIILMSTLWISVIGTLLLFFDESSTRSLPFFQRAMTAFFQTMTASTTVGFNTIPIGALTASSLFLLTLIMIIGASPAGTGGGLKTTTFTALWAVMASTFRQQEKITFFKKQIPRARIFSAIASLMFYLFTFIAGVYALTLTEKLPLPDLAFEAASALGTVGLSRGITGNLTNLGKIIITALMFLGRIGPISIGMALFTTREKISDFATEEDIAI, from the coding sequence ATGAAAAATTCACTCGATCGTGCCGCGCATGTCGTGAAGCGTTGGTTTCTCAATCTTTACCCGATTCAACAAGTCGTTTTAGGTTATCTTTCTTACATTATTTTGGGTTGGTTTTTCTTACTTTTGCCCTGGAGTCAAAAAGTAAAAAATATGAGTTGGCTGGATCATCTTTTTACCGCCACATCAGCAGTCTCAACTACGGGACTCGCAACGATGAGCATTGCTGACTCTTACACTTTTTTCGGTCAAGGCATCGTGCTTTTTTTGATCCAACTCGGGGGCTTGGGTTATATGACTTTGAGTTCTTTCATTGTATTATCGGCGTCGGGAAAAATTTCTTCCTTTCGTCATCGCATCACTTCAACAGCATTAAGTTTACCGCAAGGTTTTGAAGTGATTCGCTTTTTGCGACAGGTGATCGGTTTTACGCTCATCATCGAAATCATTGGAACCTGGGGACTTTATTTTATTTTTGTAAAAGAGGATGTCCCCCAAGCTTTATGGGAAGCCATTTTCCACAGTGTCTCGGCTTTTTGCACGGCAGGTTTTAGTCTTTTCAATACTAGCTTGGAGGCCTATCGCAATCATGTTGGTCTGAACTGTCTCATCATAGTTTTAAGTTATTTAGGAGCCATCGGTTTTATTGTCATGAGTGATGTTTGGACTTCTTTGAAGTATCGAAAAACCCATATCACTCTCACCTCAAAAATCATTTTAATGAGCACGCTGTGGATTAGTGTCATCGGGACTTTACTTCTCTTTTTTGACGAGTCTTCCACCCGATCCTTGCCATTTTTTCAACGTGCCATGACAGCTTTTTTTCAAACTATGACCGCTAGCACCACGGTTGGTTTCAATACCATTCCTATTGGTGCGCTGACCGCTAGTTCGTTGTTTTTATTAACTCTCATTATGATCATCGGCGCTTCACCTGCTGGTACGGGGGGTGGTTTAAAAACTACGACCTTCACAGCATTATGGGCGGTCATGGCTTCTACATTTCGTCAGCAAGAAAAAATTACGTTCTTCAAAAAACAGATTCCTCGGGCACGTATTTTTAGCGCCATAGCAAGTTTAATGTTTTATCTTTTCACATTCATTGCGGGAGTTTACGCGCTTACATTAACAGAAAAATTGCCATTACCCGATCTTGCTTTTGAAGCCGCTTCAGCTTTGGGAACCGTGGGATTGAGTCGCGGCATTACCGGAAATTTAACCAATTTAGGAAAAATAATCATCACTGCTTTGATGTTTTTAGGTCGGATAGGCCCTATTTCCATTGGAATGGCACTTTTTACGACACGAGAAAAAATTTCAGACTTCGCTACGGAAGAAGATATCGCTATTTAA
- a CDS encoding aminotransferase class V-fold PLP-dependent enzyme produces MTLEQLHHDNGLRQKLFPITQHQIFMAHAGVSPLPQPAYEAIEKEARTATTLQQESDYHRKLAHARQTVSRIFKVEAEEVALLGPTSLGLNLVANGLDWKPGDEVIFYPDDYPTNVYPWLNLETKGVKLVPLKPKQIGEITPELVAKAITPRCKLVALASANFLTGYTIDVTDIGKIAHDVGALFSLDAIQTLGAIETPLDEADFVSADSHKWMLGPLAAGIFIVKKHVLDRLRSSLLGSPNVQTQNFVAATQIKPVEGAARYESGAMNLIGIAGMIASLELLESIGISNIENYLRTQRRRLVEVLQSHGFEFPILPAETPGHGVVTTFCHPKIPTEQLFRKLLSEKIIASHRWSRDGKEWIRLSPHCYILPQEMEQTLNFIVNFK; encoded by the coding sequence ATGACTCTCGAACAACTTCATCATGATAATGGGTTACGACAAAAACTTTTCCCCATTACCCAACATCAAATTTTTATGGCTCACGCAGGCGTGAGTCCACTGCCACAGCCGGCTTACGAGGCGATTGAAAAAGAGGCGCGCACCGCAACCACGCTCCAGCAAGAATCGGATTATCACCGAAAGTTAGCGCATGCACGACAAACCGTTTCACGAATTTTTAAAGTGGAAGCAGAAGAGGTGGCGTTATTAGGCCCGACAAGTTTGGGATTAAATTTGGTCGCCAATGGATTGGACTGGAAACCTGGCGATGAAGTGATTTTTTACCCCGATGATTATCCAACGAATGTTTATCCCTGGCTTAATTTAGAAACGAAAGGGGTTAAACTCGTCCCGTTAAAACCCAAGCAAATTGGCGAAATTACACCAGAATTGGTTGCCAAAGCGATTACGCCTCGCTGCAAACTAGTCGCCCTGGCTTCCGCTAATTTTTTAACGGGTTACACGATTGATGTCACCGATATTGGCAAAATCGCTCACGATGTGGGCGCCCTTTTTTCTTTAGATGCCATCCAAACTTTGGGTGCGATTGAGACGCCTTTAGATGAGGCGGATTTCGTTTCTGCTGATTCACACAAATGGATGCTCGGCCCTTTAGCCGCAGGCATTTTTATTGTTAAAAAGCATGTTTTGGATCGTTTGAGATCTTCTCTTCTCGGCTCTCCCAATGTCCAAACGCAAAACTTTGTGGCAGCGACTCAAATCAAACCGGTCGAAGGTGCAGCGCGTTATGAATCCGGCGCGATGAATTTGATTGGAATCGCGGGAATGATTGCATCTTTGGAACTCTTGGAGTCCATTGGGATTTCCAATATCGAAAATTATTTGCGAACTCAGAGACGGCGTTTGGTTGAGGTTCTACAATCCCACGGTTTTGAATTTCCCATACTGCCTGCAGAAACTCCTGGCCACGGTGTGGTCACCACTTTTTGCCATCCGAAAATTCCTACGGAACAACTCTTTCGCAAACTTCTTTCTGAAAAAATAATCGCCTCTCATCGCTGGAGTCGCGACGGCAAAGAATGGATTCGATTATCTCCGCATTGCTATATTCTACCTCAAGAAATGGAACAAACATTAAATTTTATCGTAAATTTTAAATGA